In Anaerolineales bacterium, the following proteins share a genomic window:
- a CDS encoding ABC transporter ATP-binding protein, with the protein MYLTLENVSKVFPSRGNVGEVTAVQDANLEIQKGELVTLLGPSGCGKTTTLRMIAGFEFPTSGRIVLDGQEINFLPPHKRDMSMVFQSYALFPHLTVFENVAYGLNVQRLSKNIVTERVGRVLDLVHLQGYGDRSPGQLSGGQQQRVALARALVMEPKVLLMDEPLSNLDAKLREEMRTEIRRIQKELGITSVYVTHDQIEAMTLSDRIVIMNEGVIEQIGNPMEIYRYPNSRFVANFIGRANFIDGVVQAQNDSKLTVSSLGKGITLSDVKRDFREGEPVILIVRPEMVQIRKTGGLYRGIVRRAVYLGDMIEYAVEVDGVSILGTETDPHITEIFPEGESVTLDFTEDRIQVLPAGKPAD; encoded by the coding sequence ATGTACTTAACGCTGGAGAATGTTAGCAAGGTATTTCCCTCGCGGGGCAATGTCGGAGAGGTGACGGCTGTACAGGATGCAAATCTTGAGATTCAAAAAGGGGAACTGGTCACCCTGTTGGGTCCGTCCGGTTGTGGGAAGACAACCACCCTGCGTATGATCGCGGGTTTTGAATTCCCCACCTCCGGCAGGATTGTTTTAGATGGGCAGGAAATCAACTTTTTGCCGCCGCATAAACGAGACATGTCGATGGTCTTTCAGAGTTATGCGTTGTTCCCGCATCTGACCGTGTTTGAGAATGTCGCTTACGGTTTAAATGTGCAGCGTTTGAGCAAAAATATTGTAACAGAACGAGTCGGCCGCGTGCTGGACTTGGTCCATTTGCAAGGCTATGGCGATCGCTCACCCGGGCAACTCTCCGGCGGGCAGCAACAGCGCGTGGCGTTGGCGCGGGCATTGGTAATGGAGCCAAAAGTTCTCTTGATGGATGAACCGTTGTCAAATCTGGATGCGAAATTACGCGAGGAGATGCGCACTGAGATTCGCCGCATCCAAAAGGAATTAGGCATCACCAGCGTCTACGTCACCCACGATCAGATCGAAGCCATGACGCTTTCGGACCGCATCGTCATCATGAACGAAGGTGTGATCGAACAGATCGGAAACCCAATGGAGATTTACAGGTATCCGAACAGCCGCTTCGTCGCCAACTTTATCGGTCGGGCGAACTTCATTGACGGCGTTGTGCAGGCGCAAAATGATTCAAAATTGACGGTCAGTTCGCTGGGCAAAGGGATCACCTTATCCGACGTCAAGCGCGACTTTCGCGAGGGGGAGCCCGTGATCTTGATCGTCCGCCCCGAGATGGTGCAGATCAGGAAAACGGGTGGTCTATATCGAGGGATTGTCCGCCGGGCAGTGTATCTCGGAGATATGATCGAGTATGCGGTCGAGGTTGACGGCGTATCTATTTTGGGAACGGAAACGGACCCACACATCACGGAGATTTTCCCGGAAGGAGAAAGTGTCACGCTGGACTTCACCGAGGACCGCATACAAGTTTTGCCGGCAGGGAAGCCGGCGGATTAA
- a CDS encoding iron ABC transporter permease translates to MKTTSALSKSSKPLSAGIRRRLQEFSLMSRDPVLFMSLLFSGIFIFVFVLLPISRTVSGGFISEEGSLDFTYFARYFDSTYGPVLRQAFVDTMKMGLLTAIFGTLVGFIFAYASVRCNPPAKNLLHWLALLPTVSPPFALALSVILLFGRGGLITKRILGIQFVSGMNDIYGLDGLVLVQTITFFSAAYLILRAMLERLNPSLEEAAASLRASRFHIFRTVTLPLLIPGIAGSFLLLFVESLADLGNPLFIAGNRTVLSSQIFLAVIGEYDYQKASALSLILIIPTLTLFMIQRYYVNRRSYISVTGKPSGAQITEKDPVIRWIFNGLAYLICAFVILLYATIFYGSFSFSWGVDFTPTLRHWSMVLTRGVEAVLDTTFLSALATPFAAILGMVIAWLVVRKNFSGKEALDFSSNLGGAIPGTILGIGFILVFNKPPIALALIVYAILAIFFVSAVGKGAREGVVILLLGTAIGALLIRRESVQVYYILGCLYLILAILLAFGGNRRSSVAFSSLLGIYVMSTNWANIAAKPIAEFSRSIERGFWSNAIFQFSDHIKVLLQPPPSLLAIFLIFAGILLVQELKRPPLRLAGGIVALTIPCVLSFIETPFALVGGAYIIMAAFIIRSLPASVRAGVASLQQIDPSIEEASNILGGDAQYTFRKVTLPLILPALLAGLIFSFTRHMTSLSAIIFLVSAKWRIVTASILSEWEQGGVGIAAAYSTLIIVLVMIAIAVLYVITNRLLRGREGIDLSQM, encoded by the coding sequence ATGAAGACAACATCGGCGTTATCCAAATCCTCAAAACCACTCAGCGCGGGCATCCGGCGGCGTCTTCAGGAATTTTCGCTGATGTCCAGGGACCCTGTGCTTTTTATGAGCCTGCTGTTCTCTGGGATCTTCATCTTCGTATTTGTCTTATTGCCGATCTCTCGCACAGTTTCAGGCGGGTTTATCTCAGAAGAAGGTTCCCTCGATTTTACATATTTTGCGCGCTACTTTGATAGTACGTATGGTCCCGTGTTGCGTCAGGCATTTGTAGATACGATGAAAATGGGATTGTTAACCGCTATTTTCGGGACGCTTGTCGGTTTTATTTTTGCCTATGCCAGCGTACGTTGCAACCCGCCCGCGAAAAACCTGTTGCATTGGCTGGCGTTATTGCCGACCGTTTCTCCGCCTTTTGCCCTGGCTTTGAGCGTCATCCTCCTATTTGGGCGCGGCGGCTTGATTACGAAAAGAATATTGGGGATTCAATTTGTTTCCGGCATGAACGATATCTATGGATTGGACGGGTTGGTGCTTGTCCAAACGATCACATTTTTCTCGGCGGCTTATTTGATCCTGCGCGCGATGCTCGAGCGCTTGAACCCATCCCTGGAGGAGGCGGCGGCAAGTTTGCGCGCGAGCCGGTTCCACATTTTTCGGACAGTGACTCTCCCGCTTCTGATCCCCGGGATAGCGGGTTCATTCCTCTTATTATTTGTCGAATCCCTCGCGGACCTTGGCAATCCTCTCTTCATCGCAGGCAACCGCACGGTGCTTTCGTCGCAAATCTTTCTGGCGGTGATCGGCGAATATGATTACCAGAAGGCTTCGGCGCTCTCTTTGATTCTGATCATCCCAACGCTTACGCTGTTCATGATACAGAGGTATTACGTTAACCGACGTTCGTATATATCTGTGACCGGAAAACCATCCGGCGCGCAAATCACAGAGAAAGACCCGGTCATTCGTTGGATTTTTAATGGTCTTGCCTACCTGATTTGTGCATTTGTCATCCTGCTATATGCCACGATCTTCTACGGTTCGTTCAGTTTTTCGTGGGGCGTTGATTTCACGCCTACCTTGAGGCACTGGTCCATGGTGTTAACCCGCGGCGTGGAAGCAGTTTTGGATACGACCTTCCTGAGCGCTCTCGCCACTCCCTTTGCGGCTATTTTGGGCATGGTGATCGCCTGGCTGGTCGTGAGGAAAAATTTCAGTGGAAAGGAAGCCCTAGACTTCAGTTCCAATCTTGGCGGCGCGATTCCGGGCACTATTCTTGGGATTGGCTTTATTCTAGTGTTCAATAAGCCGCCGATCGCGCTGGCGCTGATCGTTTACGCTATCCTGGCTATTTTTTTCGTTTCCGCGGTAGGCAAAGGCGCAAGAGAAGGTGTGGTTATCCTTTTGCTCGGCACTGCCATCGGCGCGCTCCTGATACGAAGGGAAAGCGTTCAGGTCTATTACATCCTTGGATGTCTATATTTGATTCTGGCGATCCTGCTCGCATTCGGGGGAAATCGCCGATCTAGCGTCGCATTCTCTTCCTTGCTGGGTATCTATGTGATGAGCACGAATTGGGCGAATATCGCAGCAAAACCTATCGCGGAGTTCAGCCGAAGCATCGAGCGCGGATTTTGGAGCAACGCCATCTTCCAATTTTCCGATCATATAAAAGTATTATTGCAACCGCCTCCGTCGCTACTGGCAATTTTCTTGATCTTCGCGGGCATTCTTTTGGTTCAGGAGTTGAAAAGGCCGCCGCTACGGCTGGCAGGCGGCATTGTGGCATTGACGATTCCTTGCGTGTTATCGTTCATAGAAACGCCTTTTGCCCTCGTCGGAGGGGCTTACATTATCATGGCGGCGTTCATCATCCGCAGCCTACCGGCGTCGGTGCGGGCTGGCGTCGCGTCATTGCAACAGATTGACCCGTCGATCGAAGAAGCGTCAAACATCCTAGGCGGCGACGCGCAATACACTTTTCGTAAGGTCACCCTGCCGCTCATCCTCCCAGCCTTGCTGGCGGGGTTGATCTTCAGTTTCACCCGGCATATGACTAGTCTTTCGGCGATCATTTTCCTTGTGAGCGCGAAGTGGAGGATCGTTACCGCCTCGATTCTAAGCGAATGGGAGCAGGGCGGGGTGGGTATTGCCGCCGCGTACTCGACGCTGATCATTGTGTTGGTTATGATCGCGATCGCGGTTTTATACGTTATCACTAACCGCCTGCTGCGCGGCCGTGAAGGTATTGATCTCAGTCAGATGTAA
- a CDS encoding ABC transporter substrate-binding protein: MNAQRVRQLMIYILIAVVMLTACSPAATEAPPAATEPPQAATEAPAATEAPTATEAPITDTELNVLCTPQEQWCQGMKQEFEAKYGITVNYVRMSSGEALARIQAEKDNPTFDIWWGGPIDSFISAKGDGLLEAYDSPNYANLSDPAKMKDVDNQWVGVYVGTLGFATNTDWLAAHPEAKAPTSWDDLLKPEFKGQIMVAHPSSSGTSYTALATVLQLRGEEAGWEYLKQYAAQVSQFTKSGAAPAKFVGQGEGAVAIVFSHDIVNEIENNKLPLMLTFPEEGTGYEIGGMAILKGAKHMQAAKLWFDWALTPETQALGPTYAAYQAPTVTGVELSHPELLQVNLIDYDFIWAGEHKKEFVDKFTNEIAGADNLKQ; encoded by the coding sequence ATGAATGCACAACGAGTACGCCAATTGATGATCTACATTTTGATAGCGGTCGTGATGCTGACAGCATGCTCGCCAGCCGCGACCGAGGCGCCGCCTGCCGCCACCGAACCTCCGCAAGCCGCGACCGAGGCTCCTGCGGCGACAGAAGCGCCTACCGCAACTGAAGCTCCGATCACTGATACCGAGCTGAATGTTTTGTGCACACCGCAGGAACAGTGGTGCCAGGGTATGAAGCAGGAATTCGAGGCGAAGTATGGGATTACCGTCAACTACGTCCGCATGTCCTCCGGCGAAGCGCTGGCTCGTATCCAAGCCGAAAAGGATAACCCGACGTTCGATATTTGGTGGGGCGGTCCGATCGATAGTTTTATCTCGGCAAAAGGCGATGGGCTGTTGGAAGCCTATGATTCCCCGAACTACGCCAACCTGAGCGACCCGGCAAAAATGAAGGATGTAGACAACCAATGGGTTGGCGTTTATGTGGGCACTCTCGGTTTTGCGACCAATACCGATTGGCTGGCGGCTCACCCTGAAGCAAAGGCTCCCACCTCTTGGGACGATCTGCTCAAACCTGAATTTAAAGGACAAATCATGGTCGCGCATCCGTCCTCATCCGGCACATCGTACACAGCGCTTGCAACCGTCCTACAACTCAGAGGCGAGGAAGCCGGCTGGGAGTATTTGAAGCAGTATGCAGCTCAGGTGTCGCAATTCACCAAAAGCGGCGCCGCCCCAGCCAAGTTCGTTGGTCAGGGTGAAGGCGCTGTGGCAATTGTTTTCTCGCACGACATCGTAAATGAAATCGAAAACAATAAATTGCCGCTGATGTTGACATTCCCGGAAGAAGGCACCGGCTACGAGATCGGTGGGATGGCTATCCTTAAAGGCGCCAAACACATGCAAGCCGCCAAGTTGTGGTTCGACTGGGCGTTGACCCCGGAGACGCAAGCGCTGGGTCCCACGTACGCTGCGTATCAGGCTCCGACGGTAACGGGCGTCGAACTCTCTCACCCCGAATTGCTCCAAGTCAACTTGATTGACTACGACTTTATCTGGGCTGGCGAGCACAAGAAGGAGTTCGTTGATAAATTTACGAACGAAATCGCGGGCGCTGACAATCTCAAACAATAG
- a CDS encoding MBL fold metallo-hydrolase, protein MDRFAEKKSQIDRRRIETCASYPALWSKMIAEWNSPSEQDRVWLMYASNYLFRTNNIRWAIDPLTLNWRLKDAPTVNALRDLAGLSFVLLTHSHEDHLDLDLLNVLWRLSITWIVPEFLLTDVVERSGLPMERIIVPSSLVPLECNGVRILPFNGFHWETDPQGTRRGVPAMGYLVECNGKRWLFPGDTRSYDLAQLPRTGKVDVAFAHLWLGRNSALADTPPLLTAFCQFCLSLDADRIVLTHLNEFGRDANNFWDDDHARLVRSKICESSPDLPVTHLVMGNSIEL, encoded by the coding sequence ATGGATCGGTTCGCTGAGAAGAAATCCCAGATCGACCGGCGGCGGATAGAAACATGCGCCAGTTATCCTGCTCTCTGGTCGAAGATGATCGCCGAATGGAACTCGCCGAGCGAGCAGGATCGAGTCTGGTTGATGTACGCCTCCAATTATCTTTTTCGTACGAACAATATTCGATGGGCGATCGATCCATTGACGTTGAACTGGCGGCTGAAGGATGCGCCTACGGTCAACGCGCTGCGCGACCTGGCTGGCTTGTCCTTCGTGCTGCTCACACACAGCCATGAAGATCATCTCGACCTAGACTTGCTGAATGTTCTGTGGCGTTTGTCCATCACATGGATCGTCCCAGAATTTCTGTTGACGGATGTGGTCGAACGGTCCGGTTTGCCGATGGAGAGAATCATCGTCCCATCTTCGCTCGTTCCCTTGGAATGTAACGGCGTGCGCATCCTGCCTTTTAATGGCTTCCATTGGGAAACCGACCCGCAGGGGACTCGCCGTGGCGTGCCTGCCATGGGCTATCTGGTCGAATGCAATGGCAAGCGCTGGTTGTTTCCCGGCGACACCCGTTCTTATGACCTTGCTCAACTACCGCGCACAGGCAAAGTCGATGTGGCTTTTGCTCACCTCTGGTTAGGACGCAACTCCGCACTGGCGGATACGCCTCCATTGCTCACTGCGTTTTGCCAATTCTGCCTGAGCTTGGATGCTGACAGGATCGTTCTGACCCACCTGAATGAATTTGGCCGCGACGCCAACAACTTCTGGGACGACGACCATGCCCGGCTGGTCCGTTCGAAGATATGCGAGTCATCACCGGACCTTCCGGTCACCCATCTGGTCATGGGAAACAGTATCGAGCTTTAA
- a CDS encoding PfkB family carbohydrate kinase, with product MKNYDVLYIGNYTKDTIISPAGTKNVDGGAVNYAAHAAARLGMNVAVVTRLAKEDSHVVDKFTQSGIDCFATYTPHSTLMKLEYPTMNPDIRDLSVTETAGSITAADVENISTKAAVIGSSLRGEVSMDVIRALKSKNVRVAADMQGFVRVLRGVELKYEPWDEMPSTLAQVDVVKSDAVEAEFLTGETDIFKAAKYYADMGPTEIVLTHKDGVLIYAEGKFHEMGFYPARLEGRSGRGDTCVGTYVAKRLSLPPREAGIWAAAVTSLKMENLGPFDRSISEVTAFIEEKYNGSVR from the coding sequence ATGAAAAACTACGACGTTCTCTATATTGGTAATTACACAAAAGACACGATCATCTCGCCTGCGGGTACAAAAAATGTTGACGGCGGCGCGGTCAATTATGCGGCTCATGCCGCCGCGCGTCTGGGGATGAATGTTGCGGTCGTCACGCGTCTGGCGAAAGAAGACAGCCATGTGGTGGACAAGTTCACACAGTCTGGAATCGACTGCTTCGCCACATACACGCCGCACTCTACGTTAATGAAGCTCGAATATCCCACCATGAATCCCGATATCCGCGATCTTTCGGTTACGGAAACCGCCGGTTCTATCACCGCGGCGGATGTAGAAAACATCAGCACGAAGGCGGCAGTGATCGGGTCCAGTTTAAGAGGCGAAGTGAGCATGGATGTTATCCGCGCTCTCAAATCAAAAAATGTGCGGGTCGCCGCCGATATGCAGGGGTTTGTCCGCGTGTTGCGAGGCGTGGAATTGAAATACGAACCCTGGGATGAAATGCCGTCCACTTTGGCTCAGGTTGATGTGGTCAAGAGCGATGCGGTCGAGGCGGAGTTTCTCACCGGTGAAACCGATATTTTCAAAGCCGCAAAATATTATGCGGATATGGGTCCAACCGAGATCGTCCTGACGCACAAAGATGGTGTGTTAATCTACGCTGAGGGGAAATTCCACGAGATGGGATTCTATCCGGCTCGCCTGGAAGGACGCAGCGGGCGCGGCGATACCTGTGTGGGTACTTACGTGGCTAAACGCCTCTCCCTGCCGCCGCGTGAAGCTGGCATCTGGGCGGCGGCTGTCACAAGCCTGAAAATGGAAAACTTGGGACCGTTCGATCGTTCGATCAGCGAGGTGACCGCTTTCATCGAAGAAAAATATAATGGATCGGTTCGCTGA
- a CDS encoding HAD-IA family hydrolase — MNNQVEAILFDMGGTLRRTVKRTPEEKQQIIQRMLNLLGSDKATKEFTSLLSQRAKAYKAWAEETHIELNESDLWTKWMLPDFPVEQISGMAVQLNQLYRESTGARTVLPESQEVILELFRRGYRLGLVSNTTSSVEVPTLLKELEITGCFETVILSAVVGKRKPNPAILLEATRRMGIAPEHCAYIGDRVDRDVAASRQAGFSKALILRDSNNAAPVRMEDTRLAPDHVIDNLRELLDIFPPRVSSRPEPGTAYDVSLSTMWGIKTFPRLTDFFEFARREGFARIELNHKVTSKMLDGIDLQNFTFSSVHEPCPADTSTEELKQRDWLISSTNEDNRCKGVEAIRRSIALAARLHASIVVIHAGHALPDKGLEKKLRALLADGQRESEAYRQIKAEMIQVRADAAKSPFEAVMKSITELLAYAEPLGVRLGIENRYHYMEFPNPNELEVLLGLAGFDRIGFLYDVGHAETLDQLGFYAHEEWLKRFSPRIIGTHLHDVRGTTDHYAPGLGTVDFDMVAGYLPEGVIRTCEFQNFNTPEQVRAGLQFLAERDCIKSQPY; from the coding sequence ATGAACAACCAGGTTGAAGCGATTCTCTTTGATATGGGCGGCACACTGCGCCGAACGGTCAAACGCACGCCGGAGGAAAAGCAACAGATCATTCAGCGCATGTTGAACTTGCTTGGCTCAGACAAAGCCACGAAAGAATTTACGTCGCTCCTCTCTCAGCGCGCAAAGGCATATAAAGCCTGGGCGGAAGAAACTCACATCGAACTCAACGAGAGCGATCTGTGGACGAAATGGATGCTTCCCGATTTTCCTGTCGAGCAGATCAGCGGTATGGCAGTTCAACTCAACCAACTCTATCGCGAATCCACTGGCGCACGGACAGTCCTGCCCGAAAGCCAGGAGGTCATTTTAGAACTATTCCGTCGCGGCTACCGATTGGGATTGGTCAGCAACACAACCAGCAGTGTGGAAGTGCCCACCCTGCTTAAGGAATTGGAGATCACCGGTTGTTTCGAGACCGTGATTCTTTCAGCCGTGGTCGGAAAGCGGAAACCAAACCCTGCCATTTTGCTCGAAGCGACTCGACGCATGGGCATCGCGCCGGAGCATTGCGCCTATATTGGCGACCGCGTTGACCGCGATGTCGCGGCGTCGCGTCAGGCGGGATTTTCCAAAGCGCTGATTCTTCGCGACTCCAACAATGCCGCGCCGGTCAGAATGGAAGATACGCGTCTCGCGCCCGACCATGTGATCGATAACCTGCGCGAACTGCTCGACATCTTTCCGCCTCGCGTCTCTTCCCGACCGGAGCCTGGTACGGCTTACGATGTATCTCTCTCTACCATGTGGGGAATCAAGACTTTCCCGCGCCTGACAGATTTCTTTGAATTTGCGCGTCGTGAAGGGTTCGCGCGTATCGAATTAAATCACAAGGTGACGTCTAAAATGCTGGATGGAATCGATCTACAAAACTTCACATTCAGCAGTGTCCACGAACCCTGCCCTGCGGATACATCCACGGAAGAATTGAAACAGCGCGATTGGTTGATCTCCTCGACCAATGAAGACAATCGCTGCAAAGGCGTCGAGGCGATTCGGCGCAGTATTGCTCTGGCGGCGCGCCTGCATGCTTCGATTGTAGTGATTCACGCCGGTCACGCGTTGCCGGACAAAGGACTCGAAAAGAAACTCCGCGCACTGCTGGCGGACGGTCAACGTGAATCAGAGGCGTATCGGCAGATTAAGGCAGAGATGATTCAGGTCAGGGCAGACGCGGCGAAGTCGCCGTTTGAAGCGGTGATGAAGAGCATCACCGAACTGCTCGCTTATGCTGAACCTCTGGGAGTCCGCTTGGGAATCGAGAATCGATATCATTACATGGAATTTCCCAATCCAAACGAACTGGAAGTTCTCCTCGGTTTGGCTGGCTTCGATCGCATTGGTTTTCTCTATGATGTTGGACACGCCGAGACTTTAGATCAACTAGGGTTTTACGCGCATGAGGAATGGTTAAAACGATTCAGCCCGCGCATTATCGGGACGCACCTGCACGATGTCCGCGGCACAACTGACCATTACGCGCCGGGACTCGGGACGGTTGATTTTGATATGGTAGCAGGCTACCTGCCCGAGGGCGTAATTCGCACCTGTGAATTTCAAAACTTCAACACGCCCGAACAAGTTCGAGCCGGCTTGCAATTCCTTGCGGAGCGCGATTGCATTAAGTCTCAACCTTATTAA
- a CDS encoding HAD family hydrolase, with protein sequence MNIKAVFFDMGGTIETFGYTRELRLKTTAEIGQRLIDAGIDLHLTTDELFEVISNGLKKYKQWSIQTLEELPPQKVWSEYIFPDRDLDQEKLAAISEDLMFLIETRFYHREMRPEAPQVLQAIKEMGLKIGLISNVNSRRQVPVNLEAYGIIDYFHPIVLSSEYGLRKPDPAIFHYAARLANVPASQCAYIGDRVVRDIDGARRAGFGLAIQIKHDFEHGENDQGSAPDAVIENLTEVLEILKNKRAEPTPYADMRKIRAVIFDAGDILYHRTQRGLHFAAFLTELGLEPKPDFSQQKKAIQWQAYRGLITHEQYREAVVGIYGLTQPDLVERGKQALIADDGNVSFFDGVAETLHELKKQGYLLGIVTDTANTISAKLNWFERGGFGHVWDSIISSMDVGTRKPDPKIYQAVLDQLGLSPDQAIFVGHKESELAGARAMGMPTVAFNYDEDAQADHFIETFSDLLKIPELGLYEQPG encoded by the coding sequence ATGAACATCAAGGCTGTTTTTTTTGACATGGGAGGCACGATCGAGACCTTCGGATATACCCGCGAATTGCGATTGAAAACAACGGCAGAGATTGGGCAACGGTTAATAGATGCCGGCATCGATCTGCATCTCACGACCGATGAACTTTTTGAGGTCATTTCCAACGGTTTGAAAAAATACAAACAGTGGAGCATACAGACCCTGGAAGAATTGCCTCCACAGAAAGTCTGGTCCGAGTATATTTTTCCCGACCGTGATTTGGATCAAGAGAAACTCGCCGCAATCTCGGAAGATTTGATGTTCCTGATCGAAACTCGCTTTTATCATCGCGAGATGCGCCCGGAGGCGCCTCAAGTTTTGCAAGCCATCAAAGAAATGGGCTTGAAGATTGGGCTGATCAGTAACGTCAACAGTCGCAGACAAGTGCCTGTGAATTTGGAAGCGTATGGAATTATTGATTATTTTCATCCGATTGTTTTATCCAGCGAGTACGGACTTCGCAAACCGGACCCGGCGATCTTTCATTATGCCGCCAGGCTTGCGAACGTCCCTGCCAGCCAGTGCGCCTATATCGGCGACCGCGTCGTCAGGGATATTGACGGGGCGCGCCGCGCCGGTTTTGGGTTAGCCATCCAGATCAAACATGATTTTGAACACGGAGAGAACGATCAAGGCTCAGCTCCGGACGCGGTTATCGAGAACCTTACGGAAGTTCTTGAAATCCTAAAAAACAAGCGCGCCGAACCGACGCCGTATGCCGACATGCGAAAAATCCGCGCTGTAATTTTCGATGCCGGGGATATTCTCTATCATCGCACACAGCGTGGGCTTCACTTCGCGGCATTTCTCACGGAACTGGGATTGGAACCCAAGCCCGACTTTTCACAACAGAAAAAAGCGATCCAATGGCAAGCGTATCGCGGACTGATTACACATGAACAATATCGCGAAGCGGTGGTGGGAATCTACGGACTCACCCAGCCCGATCTGGTGGAGCGCGGCAAACAAGCCCTGATCGCTGACGACGGTAATGTCTCATTTTTCGATGGCGTCGCGGAAACGCTCCATGAATTGAAAAAGCAAGGTTACTTGTTAGGCATTGTGACCGATACTGCCAATACGATCTCCGCCAAATTGAACTGGTTCGAGCGCGGCGGCTTCGGTCACGTATGGGACTCGATCATTTCCTCCATGGATGTGGGAACGCGCAAACCTGACCCGAAGATCTATCAAGCGGTCCTCGATCAATTAGGGCTATCGCCCGATCAGGCTATTTTCGTAGGTCATAAAGAGTCCGAACTAGCCGGCGCGCGCGCCATGGGAATGCCGACCGTGGCATTTAATTACGATGAAGACGCCCAAGCCGATCATTTCATCGAAACATTTTCAGATCTACTCAAAATTCCCGAACTAGGATTATATGAACAACCAGGTTGA
- a CDS encoding extracellular solute-binding protein yields MILISLLAACGGSPTTAPDATAPGAELTAAEQWAKDHGVGPYTPATEDWAAVEAAAKEEGSVVVYSNSSKFEKLLEDWNALYPDIKLEGGDTDDIAVKMAAEQEAGNVVGDVWFNSDGHLLYGEAMPNQWIWWYAPPGVVMEDVTPDRPFALARRSVDVIGYNSEVHPDGCPATNWWQFTEPELKGKFYMEDPISDSSTTAKIALIVQHADEMAAAYEKLYGKPWTEDEMHGDDTPDAGYLFLKKLAHNQPGLQPGGDEVDAAFATLGMDPSVEPGYGWTGLSSYESTQEGELAMSPCYGLEPVVGILKATYLGIANNAPHPNAAKLFIKFALSEQGFAPWNKFGAYPSVVGLPIAEGMPPRDEIKLWPSDDLFAYQNLSKIRDFWAVNLLTP; encoded by the coding sequence TTGATACTGATCAGTCTGCTGGCGGCTTGTGGAGGCTCCCCCACCACAGCCCCTGATGCGACCGCTCCGGGCGCGGAACTCACCGCGGCGGAACAGTGGGCTAAGGATCATGGTGTTGGACCCTATACGCCCGCGACAGAAGATTGGGCTGCGGTCGAAGCCGCCGCGAAAGAAGAGGGTTCGGTTGTGGTGTATTCCAACTCTTCCAAGTTTGAAAAATTACTGGAAGACTGGAACGCTCTCTATCCGGACATAAAGCTGGAAGGCGGCGATACCGACGATATCGCCGTAAAAATGGCGGCTGAACAGGAAGCCGGTAATGTTGTCGGAGATGTCTGGTTCAACAGCGATGGTCACTTGCTTTATGGCGAAGCCATGCCCAATCAATGGATCTGGTGGTATGCCCCGCCGGGCGTTGTCATGGAAGATGTGACGCCCGATCGTCCGTTTGCCCTTGCCCGCCGCTCGGTTGACGTGATCGGCTATAACTCCGAAGTTCACCCGGATGGTTGCCCCGCGACCAACTGGTGGCAGTTCACGGAACCGGAACTGAAGGGCAAGTTCTATATGGAAGACCCGATCTCCGATTCGAGCACCACAGCGAAAATCGCTCTGATCGTCCAGCACGCAGACGAAATGGCTGCCGCCTATGAAAAACTCTACGGCAAACCCTGGACCGAGGATGAAATGCACGGCGATGATACGCCTGATGCCGGATACCTCTTCCTGAAAAAACTGGCTCATAACCAGCCAGGGCTTCAGCCAGGTGGCGATGAGGTGGACGCCGCGTTCGCTACATTAGGCATGGATCCTTCCGTCGAGCCCGGTTATGGTTGGACTGGTCTGTCCAGTTATGAAAGCACACAGGAAGGCGAGCTGGCAATGTCGCCCTGCTACGGTCTTGAACCTGTGGTCGGCATATTGAAAGCCACCTACTTGGGCATCGCCAATAATGCGCCGCACCCGAATGCCGCCAAACTGTTCATCAAGTTTGCCCTATCCGAGCAAGGGTTTGCGCCGTGGAATAAATTTGGCGCGTACCCGTCTGTGGTGGGTTTACCGATTGCAGAAGGTATGCCTCCGCGCGACGAGATCAAACTCTGGCCCAGCGACGATCTGTTTGCTTATCAAAACCTGAGCAAGATCCGCGACTTCTGGGCAGTTAACCTGCTGACGCCTTAA